Proteins encoded in a region of the Sceloporus undulatus isolate JIND9_A2432 ecotype Alabama chromosome 11, SceUnd_v1.1, whole genome shotgun sequence genome:
- the OVCA2 gene encoding esterase OVCA2: protein MAGGEGAGLRLLCLHGYRQDAASFRARTGSLRKALHGRAQLVAVDAPHPVLLARPPRAGAAPSSDPPEEEEEKEANGRGWWFSRPEEGTFSALDESPSCGGLEESLGAVAQAFAEQGPFDGLLGFSQGAALVGLLCALRHRGDQRFPFAFAILVAGFKSQAQPHRGYYQGEPIAVPSLHVLGETDRVIPAQMSRELAGHFVEPQVLSHPGGHFVPASAPQKKVYLEFLSRFEK, encoded by the exons ATGGCGGGCGGCGAGGGAGCGGGGCTGCGGCTGCTCTGTCTCCATGGTTACCGCCAGGACGCCGCCAGCTTCAGGGCGCGCACCGGCTCCTTGAGGAAGGCCCTCCACGGGCGCGCGCAGCTGGTGGCCGTGGACGCGCCTCACCCGGTCCTCCTCGCTCGGCCCCCCCGGGCag GAGCAGCGCCTAGTTCTGACcctccggaggaggaggaggagaaggaagccaaTGGCCGTGGCTGGTGGTTCTCCCGCCCGGAGGAGGGCACCTTCAGCGCCCTGGATGAGTCCCCGTCCTGCGGAGGCCTGGAGGAGTCCCTGGGGGCCGTGGCCCAGGCCTTTGCGGAGCAGGGCCCCTTTGACGGCCTGCTGGGCTTCAGCCAAGGGGCTGCGCTGGTGGGACTGCTCTGCGCCCTGAGGCACCGCGGGGACCAACGCTTCCCCTTCGCCTTCGCCATCCTGGTGGCCGGGTTCAAGAGCCAAGCCCAGCCCCACCGCGGCTACTACCAGGGGGAGCCCATCGCAGTGCCCAGCCTGCATGTCCTGGGGGAGACGGACCGCGTCATCCCGGCCCAGATGAGCAGAGAGCTGGCCGGACACTTCGTGGAGCCCCAGGTCCTCTCCCACCCGGGGGGCCACTTCGTCCCGGCCTCCGCCCCCCAAAAGAAGGTCTACCTGGAGTTCCTCAGCCGGTTTGAGAAGTAA